In one Spirosoma rigui genomic region, the following are encoded:
- a CDS encoding C40 family peptidase, giving the protein MQQRRFRAGVGVLSIPACLLFLLSSCSALKSSGPSHSVSRRPAASRSVASRPSTGKKPTRPPAVPARAVGKVVDTRTYEARYVPEVVKVARTYTGTPYRTGGNTFDGIDCSGLVCAVFSTVGLKMPRISWQQSEVGREVEVDEILPGDLIFFVPDKGQAGYVSHTGIVTEVNGENNIRFIHASSSRGVREDNLYADYFKGRFVKALRPF; this is encoded by the coding sequence ATGCAACAACGCCGGTTCCGGGCTGGGGTAGGGGTCTTGTCGATCCCCGCCTGTCTGCTCTTTTTGTTATCATCCTGTTCAGCCCTCAAATCGTCCGGGCCTTCCCATTCCGTCAGTCGTCGTCCAGCCGCCAGCCGGTCTGTCGCCAGCCGCCCGTCGACGGGTAAAAAGCCAACTCGTCCACCAGCGGTACCCGCCCGGGCAGTGGGCAAAGTAGTCGATACGCGCACCTACGAAGCCCGCTACGTACCTGAAGTCGTGAAAGTGGCCCGGACCTATACCGGAACTCCGTACCGCACGGGAGGAAATACGTTTGACGGGATCGATTGTTCAGGACTGGTGTGTGCCGTTTTCAGCACCGTCGGGCTTAAGATGCCGCGCATCTCCTGGCAGCAGTCGGAGGTGGGGCGCGAAGTGGAGGTAGACGAGATCCTGCCCGGCGATTTGATTTTCTTCGTGCCCGATAAAGGGCAGGCCGGTTACGTATCGCACACGGGTATTGTGACGGAAGTGAACGGCGAAAATAATATTCGATTTATTCATGCCTCCTCGTCGCGGGGTGTTCGGGAGGATAATCTGTACGCCGATTACTTCAAAGGAAGATTCGTAAAGGCGCTTCGGCCCTTCTGA
- a CDS encoding GIY-YIG nuclease family protein — protein sequence MHTVYIIFSPSADRYFIGQTKNLPITLWQHNAKTNPATADGKPWEVKFTRQFDTRNEALSLEMKLRNKDRAHLEELISEAQAAS from the coding sequence ATGCATACCGTTTATATTATTTTCAGCCCTTCCGCCGACCGGTACTTCATTGGTCAGACAAAAAATCTGCCCATTACTCTCTGGCAGCACAACGCAAAAACCAACCCGGCCACTGCCGATGGTAAACCCTGGGAGGTGAAATTTACGCGTCAGTTCGACACTCGTAACGAAGCACTTAGCCTTGAAATGAAGCTGCGCAACAAAGACCGCGCCCACCTCGAAGAACTCATCAGCGAAGCCCAGGCGGCTAGCTAA